Proteins from a genomic interval of Chanos chanos chromosome 3, fChaCha1.1, whole genome shotgun sequence:
- the rprm3 gene encoding reprimo, TP53 dependent G2 arrest mediator homolog 3, translating into MDVPQGLLNRTLTAAEPPFESVRGCCNFSSAAASVITNDGFGASLQDEREQFIMRVVQIAVLCVLSLTVIFGIFFLGCNLLIKSESMINLLVEDRRPSKEAEMIMIAS; encoded by the coding sequence ATGGATGTTCCTCAGGGATTACTAAATCGGACGCTGACGGCGGCAGAACCTCCGTTCGAGAGCGTCCGCGGATGCTGTAACTTCTCCTCTGCAGCTGCATCCGTGATTACAAACGATGGCTTCGGGGCATCTTTGCAAGACGAGCGGGAACAATTCATAATGCGAGTTGTCCAGATAGCTGTGCTGTGCgtcctgtctctcactgtcattTTCGGAATCTTCTTTCTTGGTTGCAATCTGCTGATCAAGTCGGAAAGTATGATAAATCTACTTGTGGAGGACAGGAGACCATCCAAGGAAGCTGAAATGATCATGATTGCATCTTGA
- the nr4a1 gene encoding nuclear receptor subfamily 4immunitygroup A member 1: MTCVQSQHGIKSYETTHCTSEFVNPDFTSGLVMDLSDPREQVSAQSLPSITSLVGSYVGEFDTYSCQIATAAMPTCTGNTTGQESLKLDDFQVYGCYPGSFALSYLDDTVSSGSSNCFGSPASVPSPSTPGFQSGSAWDATFGSCSPGPLGWGSDKTLLSQAPSFFTFGTVAGEDLSPMGPLQPQLPDQDVFSHASQHGSPHPYSPLGMEQSGLNRSPLMEGHLSPKARSPSGNAGRCAVCGDNASCQHYGVRTCEGCKGFFKRTVQKNAKYVCLANKDCPVDKRRRNRCQFCRFQKCLSVGMVKEVVRTDSLKGRRGRLPSKPKTVQDSSSTGSPVNIIASLVTAHIDSNPAIGKLDYSKYQETVANISEKEDANDIQQFYDLLTESLEVIRKWAESIPGFGAFCKEDQELLLESAFVELFILRLAYRSNPETDKLIFCNGVVLHRTQCVRGFGDWIDSILEFSQSLHRLNLDVSSFSCLATLVIITDRHGLMEPRRVEEFQSRLITCLRDHVSRSTSDAARPNYLSRLLGKLPELRTLCTQGLQRIFYLKLEDLVPPPPIVDKIFMDTLPF, translated from the exons ATGACCTGTGTTCAGAGTCAACATGGTATCAAATCATATGAAACTACTCACTGCACCTCAGAGTTTGTGAACCCTGACTTCACTTCTGGACTGGTGATGGACCTGAGTGACCCACGGGAGCAGGTCTCAGCGCAGTCCTTACCAAGCATCACTTCCCTGGTTGGAAGCTATGTAGGCGAGTTTGACACTTACTCGTGCCAGATTGCTACTGCGGCAATGCCCACATGCACTGGCAACACCACTGGACAAGAATCTTTGAAGCTGGATGACTTTCAGGTTTATGGCTGCTATCCAGGTTCATTCGCACTGAGTTACCTCGATGACACAGTTTCTTCAGGTAGCTCAAACTGCTTTGGAAGTCCGGCCTCAGTTCCATCGCCCTCTACTCCAGGCTTCCAGTCAGGCTCGGCCTGGGATGCAACCTTTGGTTCCTGCTCACCTGGTCCTTTGGGCTGGGGATCAGACAAGACGCTGCTGTCACAGGCTCCGTCTTTCTTCACGTTTGGGACTGTTGCAGGAGAAGACCTGTCTCCTATGGGCCCGCTGCAACCACAGCTCCCAGACCAGGATGTCTTCTCTCATGCATCCCAGCATGGCTCACCACATCCCTACAGCCCTTTAGGGATGGAACAGAGTGGTCTGAACAGATCTCCACTTATGGAGGGTCACCTGTCACCTAAAGCACGAAGTCCCTCGGGGAATGCGGGACGCTGCGCTGTGTGTGGAGACAATGCCTCCTGTCAGCATTATGGTGTTCGCACCTGTGAGGGATGTAAAGGGTTTTTCAAG CGTACTGTACAGAAAAATGCCAAGTACGTGTGCCTTGCCAATAAGGACTGCCCAGTGGACAAAAGGAGGCGGAACAGATGCCAGTTCTGCCGCTTCCAGAAGTGCCTGTCTGTGGGAATGGTGAAAGAAG TTGTACGTACAGACAGTTTGAAAGGGAGACGGGGTCGCTTGCcttcaaaaccaaaaacagttcAGGACTCCTCATCCACTGGTTCCCCTGTGAACATTATTGCCTCTCTAGTCACCGCTCATATCGACTCTAATCCAGCTATTGGGAAACTGGACTATTCGAAG TATCAGGAAACCGTGGCAAACATTTCTGAGAAGGAAGATGCGAATGACATCCAGCAGTTTTATGACCTGCTAACAGAATCTTTGGAGGTGATCAGGAAGTGGGCTGAGAGCATTCCAGGATTCGGTGCTTTCTGTAAGGAAGATCAGGAGCTTCTCCTTGAGTCAGCCTTTGTCGAACTCTTCATACTACGACTAGCCTACAG GTCTAACCCTGAGACTGACAAGCTGATCTTCTGCAATGGTGTGGTCCTCCACCGAACTCAGTGTGTACGAGGTTTTGGAGACTGGATTGACTCAATACTGGAGTTCTCTCAGAGCCTTCATCGCCTGAACCTGGATGTatcctctttctcctgtcttGCCACCTTGGTCATTATCACAG aTCGCCATGGCCTCATGGAACCCAGGCGGGTGGAGGAATTCCAGAGTCGGCTGATCACATGCCTTAGAGACCACGTTTCCAGGAGCACTTCAGATGCTGCTCGTCCAAACTACCTGTCCAGGCTGCTGGGGAAGCTTCCTGAGCTACGTACACTGTGCACGCAGGGCCTTCAGCGCATTTTCTACCTTAAACTGGAAGATCTGGTCCCGCCTCCTCCCATCGTGGATAAAATTTTCATGGACACCTTACCTTTCTGA